The Mastacembelus armatus chromosome 9, fMasArm1.2, whole genome shotgun sequence genome contains a region encoding:
- the LOC113138591 gene encoding adhesive plaque matrix protein-like translates to MASFQSMTQAHYHKPKHPVPQDQPLVPTYLYQPLLPGYMYKSQIPGFPPLVPTYLLQPQMLRYKPKLQPQVPSFPPRAQPHPELPKPHARLPSYPPQGQVQSQVPSYPPEGWPQHQVPRYPPKGQTQVPSYPPKVQPRPQVPSYPPKVQPQPQVPSYPPKPWPRPQVPNYPPKGQTQVLSYPPKGQPQPQVPSHPLKPWPQPQVPSYPPKGQTQVPSYPPKGQPQPHVPHEVPPLPQVPSYPPEDQARPQPQVPSYPPKPWPHPQVPSYPPEDQARPHPQVPSYPPKPWPHPQVPSYPPKPWPHPQVPSYPPKPWPHPQVPSYPPKPWPHPQVPSYPPKPWPHPQVPSYPPKPWPHPQVPSYPPKVQTQVPSYPPKGHPQHHVPHEVPPHPQVPSNPPKPWPHPQVPSYPPKPWPHPQVPSYPPKGQTQVPSYPPKGHPQHHVPHEVPPQPQVPSNPPKPWPHPQVPSYPPKGQTQVPSYPPKDHPQHHVPYEVPPQSQVPSNPSQPQVPSYPPKGQTQVPRYPPKGQPQPQVPHEVPPLPQVPSYPPKSQTQVPSYPPKGQPQHHVPHEVPPLPQVPSYPPKGHPQPQVPHEVPLLPQVPSYAPKDQHQVPSYLLKPWPQPQVPSYPPKGQTQSQVPSYPSEGQPQPHVPQDIQLQPQMPRSPSKTQPQMPHEVQALPQAPGYLLEAWSQPQEPNLAKGQALPQVPRYPPEDLPLPQVPSYLLKVHPQSQVLAFTPKDQTQPQEPNYPPKGKPHQSQMPSYESQSKLPISPPDPGTDLN, encoded by the coding sequence ATGGCTTCCTTTCAGTCAATGACCCAGGCCCATTACCATAAGCCAAAGCATCCTGTGCCTCAAGACCAGCCTCTAGTGCCGACCTACCTGTACCAGCCTTTGCTGCCTGGCTACATGTATAAGTCTCAGATACCTGGCTTCCCACCTCTGGTGCCCACCTACTTACTCCAGCCCCAGATGCTGAGATATAAACCCAAGCTTCAGCCCCAGGTGCCCAGCTTTCCACCCAGGGCTCAGCCTCATCCTGAGTTGCCCAAGCCTCATGCCCGATTGCCCAGTTATCCTCCCCAAGGTCAGGTACAATCCCAAGTGCCAAGCTACCCACCTGAGGGTTGGCCTCAGCACCAGGTGCCTCGCTATCCACCCAAGGGTCAGACACAAGTGCCCAGCTACCCGCCCAAGGTTCAGCCTCGGCCCCAGGTGCCCAGCTACCCGCCCAAGGTTCAGCCTCAGCCCCAGGTGCCCAGCTACCCGCCCAAGCCTTGGCCTAGGCCCCAGGTGCCCAACTATCCACCTAAGGGTCAGACACAAGTGCTTAGCTACCCACCTAAAGGTCAGCCTCAACCCCAGGTGCCCAGCCACCCACTCAAGCCTTGGCCTCAGCCCCAGGTGCCCAGCTATCCACCCAAGGGTCAGACACAAGTGCCTAGCTACCCACCCAAAGGTCAGCCTCAGCCCCATGTGCCACATGAGGTTCCACCTCTGCCCCAGGTGCCCAGCTACCCACCTGAAGATCAGGCTCGGCCTCAGCCCCAGGTGCCCAGCTACCCACCCAAGCCTTGGCCTCATCCCCAGGTGCCCAGCTACCCACCTGAAGATCAGGCTCGGCCTCATCCCCAGGTGCCCAGCTACCCACCCAAGCCTTGGCCTCATCCCCAGGTGCCCAGCTACCCACCCAAGCCTTGGCCTCATCCCCAGGTGCCCAGCTATCCACCCAAGCCTTGGCCTCATCCCCAGGTGCCCAGCTATCCACCCAAGCCTTGGCCTCATCCCCAGGTGCCCAGCTATCCACCCAAGCCTTGGCCTCATCCCCAGGTGCCCAGCTATCCACCCAAGCCTTGGCCTCATCCCCAGGTGCCCAGCTATCCACCCAAGGTTCAGACACAAGTGCCTAGCTACCCCCCCAAAGGTCATCCTCAGCACCATGTGCCACATGAGGTTCCACCTCATCCCCAGGTGCCCAGCAACCCACCCAAGCCTTGGCCTCATCCCCAGGTGCCCAGCTATCCACCCAAGCCTTGGCCTCATCCCCAGGTGCCCAGCTATCCACCCAAGGGTCAGACACAAGTGCCTAGCTACCCCCCCAAAGGTCATCCTCAGCACCATGTGCCACATGAGGTTCCACCTCAGCCCCAGGTGCCCAGCAACCCACCCAAGCCTTGGCCTCATCCCCAGGTGCCCAGCTATCCACCCAAGGGTCAGACACAAGTGCCTAGCTACCCCCCCAAAGATCATCCTCAGCACCATGTGCCATATGAGGTTCCACCTCAGTCCCAGGTGCCCAGCAACCCGTCTCAGCCCCAGGTGCCCAGCTACCCACCCAAGGGTCAGACACAAGTGCCACGTTACCCACCCAAAGGTCAGCCTCAGCCCCAGGTACCACATGAGGTTCCACCACTGCCCCAGGTGCCCAGCTATCCACCCAAGAGTCAGACACAAGTGCCTAGCTACCCCCCCAAAGGTCAGCCTCAGCACCATGTGCCACATGAGGTTCCACCTCTGCCCCAGGTGCCCAGCTACCCACCCAAGGGTCATCCTCAACCCCAGGTACCACACGAGGTTCCACTTCTGCCCCAGGTGCCTAGCTACGCACCCAAAGATCAGCATCAGGTGCCCAGCTATCTGCTTAAGCCCTGGCCTCAGCCCCAGGTTCCCAGCTATCCACCTAAGGGTCAGACACAATCCCAAGTGCCAAGCTACCCATCTGAAGGTCAGCCTCAGCCCCATGTGCCACAAGACATTCAGCTTCAGCCCCAGATGCCCAGATCTCCATCCAAGACTCAGCCCCAGATGCCACATGAGGTTCAGGCTCTGCCCCAGGCACCTGGCTATTTACTTGAGGCTTGGTCTCAGCCCCAGGAGCCTAACTTGGCCAAGGGTCAGGCTCTCCCACAGGTGCCTAGGTACCCACCTGAGGATCTTCCTCTTCCCCAGGTACCCAGCTACCTGCTCAAGGTTCACCCTCAGTCCCAGGTGCTTGCCTTCACACCCAAGGATCAGACACAGCCCCAAGAGCCTAACTACCCACCCAAGGGTAAGCCTCATCAGTCCCAGATGCCAAGCTATGAGAGTCAGTCCAAGCTGCCCATCTCCCCCCCTGATCCTGGAACTGATCTTAATTAG